The sequence taaagaaatactATTACTTCaataaaatcgataaaaaaacatttccacaCACTTCATATATGTATCAAAATTGATTACTTTTTCTTTCTAATCATAAAGACAATTCACACCAATACGAATATAGCTAAAACTTTTGTCTGAAGACAAAGCGGATATGCAATCTTTTCTGTACTGTTTTATCGACGTTCCTCCGAACAACTTTGCCTACAGTAAACGTTTATTTGAATATCTTCCATAACTCAGCGTTATTTCGTTAAACGCTATTTTCGTCGAAACAATATACctagtacatataatatatagagaaaatttttagtatttttcaatGATACCGTTACTCGATggagcaaaatttaaaacagtaaATCAATACAAGAATTGCTATGCCGCAGAAAGGCAAGGGTCAGTGGCTTACCAAGGTGAATTGAGTACATATATTCTCAATCATTATTGGTGGCTCACCATGTATGGCAGAATTCCTATAAATAACAATGCTGAAGATTTTCCACAAAAACACGCGAATTAAATTGGCAACTATTGAATTTTCAGAAAAGGCTTGAAGCGGGGAGATTTGCAAAGAAGTTAGGCTTAACGGACACTAAGTGGCAACAAAGTTATGCAAGTTCAGATTAATGACACAAAACATCCTTTAAATCTTTAATAATTTCTGTCACAGGTTCAAAACATCGTATTCACCGATTAGAAAAATTACGGAGCTAGGTAATGATACATTTTTAGAATGTTAAGTTTTATTTGTAAGACATGACACAGTGATTCTTCAGGAATTATAACCTAATTCAGCTTGCtaagttttttagttttgttatttCAAGTTGCTCTTGAAATCGATAAAACTTGtgttaaatgtaaatttaaactaataacttaattagcaaattattttagtattcgatttaaaatttgtaaaattgtttttctgcCCAGTCACTTTTATCTTCGGAAGTCTGTGTAAAGGCATCAATATCATCAGGACTTATCATATTAATTGGGCGGagctgaaaaaaagaaaaaacaaaacaaacaaaatacgcggaaaaattaatattgataAATACCCATATATGTGCATTCATATATACAacatgatatgtatgtatacatactcAGTAGAACTATGTAGAAGTGaaagcaagaaataaaatacgATTCTGTAAACCACGGATCGGGATTGCGATGAGTTTTTAAGTACCAAAAGTCAAAGGATAATTTATCAATTTTCTTAAAGTTAAAGTGTGGGAaaaatttcgaagaaaatcttTTCGAAAGtaggttttcatttatttaaatgtcGAGCATCAGTGTGCAATTCAAGAATATTTGCAACACTTGCAAGGTGGTGATGTTCGTTGGTAGATTTTGGGTGTGCTAGGATGTATTACTCTTTATGCAAATGTTCACAATCTGTTGTTCAACGCTagcaaaacaaacacaaaacgaaaaaattctCTGAGCAAATGAGATGGAGGTCGAAAAGAgggtaatatgtatgtacttgaaatatgtgaattttaataataaatataatttaattattgcttttacTGAACTATTAAGCTCGACTAGAACCAAGTTTTTGGCCAGATGTCGACTGGACTTTAAAGATGAATTCGATTAAAAAGAGAAAACGTTCTATGAATAACTGCATAccatatgtacctatgtgtgtgtgtacatagatccatgtgcacatatgtatgttcttttatgtatttttaatgaattattaaCTTACATTGAGCAAATGTTTTGAAtcaattttgaagtttttgtatAGCGCGATTTTTTGTAGTGATAAGACCGAACGTAAACGTTGTTTTGGGTCGACTTCGAGCAAGCGCTTGAGTACATCCTTAGCTTCATGTGGGAGTTCTTCAATTTCGGACGGTAAAAAATCTTGCGATAGGCTAGCCTTTTGCTCCTGACCATTATTCAATGAGTTTTTAAGAGCACTATTATCTGCTTTACAGAGTGTAGTTGGATGTACTGGTGCATGGTCAACACTATCCTTTTTCATATAAGCTGCAGGTAAAGCGATGTCCAGGAATGCTCTGATGTCGGGACTCTTTAAGAGAAAAGagtagaaaattatttattaaatgatgtgcattgcttgaaatttgtgaaACAATTATGTTTATAACAAAACTAAGCATTTGATTTTTTCTCAAGGTGTTTAATCACGCTTCGAAATTTCAGCAGTTTAGATAATTAGCTTGatttactattatttattttgaaaaaaatgtttttgtattctAACCCCTCTGTCATTCATAGATTTTCTGTGTTCGTAGTTTTACTAATTTAACAAAGAAAATCTTTAAGATATAGTTTTCATTTCATAAGCCGGAGTAACAAATACATTGTTTCTTTTTAGTGAATGCGGTAAAAAAATTACAGTGTCcagaaaatattaatgtttttgGTTATTATTGCGGAGTAGTTCATTTATTAGAAGAAGAATTTAGACGTATACAAATAGTCTAAGGCTAAGAATTTGAAATAGCTAAGAAAATCGAGCTAGCTTTTACAATCCTAGCTGGAGTTCTATTCATAGTACTTTCAGAAAATACCTATGAAATCAACTTCATTTCGTATATTACAAGCGAATTTTCTCTTTATGCGTAGCGTGCATCGCTGTCAAATTTAGGTCCGTTTTATCAATgttaattaaaaccaaaatttaactaaaatcaCGTTTTATATTGTAGTCGATAATAGACATTCTAAAACCGccttttaactaaaattatacTGTACAGAGTcacccaaataaaataaaaaaatcaaccaagCGCTAGGAAGAATTAtgagtattttaataaattcatcCTGTGccagctactttttatttctatattttaaatgaagcgACCGAAAAGCGAAAACCAAACATATGTTTAATTTACTATACTATAGAAGGCTTACTAGAATCGTGAGACCACTAGGTTCATCAATATAAAGGATTTCTCTTAACGTAGATTAAATCTGCATTACCGTACTTAAAATGATGTTTATTTAAAGTACGTTTTTCATTGTGTTATCTAGCTCGGTACCACGATCAATTTCCACTGCAACGATCAGGACCATTTTTATGTGTGTTGTTGGTAGTAAGAAGAGGAAAAAACCTAAACAATTTATTACATTCTTCCACAAGAATTATTGGCgaacaaaatttgctgtttGGAATATGGCCTGTAAATAAGACACATTTTCAAGAAAACCAAAGAgagttgacttaaaattttcaacagatTACTTTGCAAGCCACTGTAGCCTGGGATCTCTGAATCATCTACCGATTCTGTGAAGTGGACACTAAAAACTCAGaattctttgtaaatgtcctgcACTAGGCAGGAACTGCTACATCACCCTTAGGGTGCTGTGCATCAatataaattatggaacaataaaTCCCAGAAttacttacaatttttaaaaagccttaaaatatatGATATCTCAAGTGGCTTTGCACAGTTCATCTCTTTCGGTCGCAGCGCGCAatagcctaataataataatattagacCTCGTTCATACACGTACCTTCTGTTGCTTCAATGAGTAACTTGTGGTAGAGTGAAGAGAGGAAAGGAAAGTAGATAGGTACTGAGCTGTTCACACTCTGCCAACACGCTTTGAGCTCTCGTTCTTCTCAAAGATGTTGGAGGTAAACTATAAACTAAACAATTGCAAGCAATGAAGTTGCCGTGTGTGAACCTGACGAAAAGAGAATTCGCAAAGctgaagcaacaaaagtttcCCTATATGAACACGGTCTTACTAATGCTCATTGTTTCCAAACAAATGTAACTTTTTCCAGTACTGCCAAGATGTTTATTTacgacagttgcttcatctatttgcCACTCGCTAACGCATGGTGAATCAAAGATGCCTATAATTTCATGCTTATGTATAAATTCACTTATCAGTGCTACCAATTATAAAGGGATGTGCTGCCAAACTAAGAACGTAAAACAAAACGAACAGAAGGGAGCATAAATTTAATCAGGTTTCTATCAGGATCACatcgttgttgttgcatttccgTGCAAGATTTTTATCCGGATTGCAATCATTGAACATTGGAGCATAGCTGTAATTATAGTCGTTAAAACCTGCTTTTAAGCTGTCTATAATCATGGGCATACATGGGCACACTGGAGTATACCTATATTTAGTGCATCATAAGCAGCCGTAGTCAGTAAAAAAGTACCTACAAAAATTGTACCagtaaaattttcattcatcatCAGTTGCTAGAGTTCCAAGTTGAATCATAAGGCCAAAgccaaattttcattgattactgattactgaaaattcAATGCACTCTTACCAAAGAATCACTCGTTTAAGaagcttataaatatttttggatcgtATTTCTGACggtcgccgtagtcgaatgggttggggcgtgactacattcggaattcagagagaacgtaagttcgaatctcggtgaaagattaaaatgaagaaaaaggttgttcttatagcggtcggccctcggcaggcaatagcaagcctccaagtgtatttctgtcatgaaaaacctcctcataaacgaaaatatctgcagttcggagtcggcttgaaactgtaggcccctccatgtgtggatcaacatcaagatgcacgtcacaaatgggaggaagagctcggccaaacacccaaagcgggtgtacgcgccaactttatatgtattataaagggtggttaagtttcaaaggccagtgttgaataaaatacaatttttttaggaaattattatcatttctctttattatgataatattggtatggctcaattacgtatggaataaaatatcggccaaatggccgccgcggcctcggcctccaaattttcgatgacgcagaggcataattgaggttctatgccgttaatgtgcagagctatctcatcctttagctcttgaattgttgctggcttatcgacttacaccttttctttcaaataaccccaaagaaagaagtgcaaCGGTTTCAAATCACATGTTCTTGGCGGTCAtcttgacatcgccgcgacgtgagattattcggccatcaaattttttcgcgcaaaagagccattgtttcgttagctgtgtgacaagtagcaccgtcctgttaaaaccacatatcgtccacattcatatcttccaattcgggccataaaaaattcgttatcatctcacgatagcgaacactattcacagtaactgcctgaccttgtcatgtcggtctccttgccgcggggatgaggcttaagtggtgagttaaccccattctatggagattaacttaccacgaactaagagggcagcttcatataggaattgggtatccactcatccgcggaacggcggaattggtggccacccaagtactatgtggagagtaccgtaccgacaacctggcaggagggataaaatgcatttcttttcttatgtggaggctaaataaagatatttctgcacgaggtaacccacttttgggaaatcctcccgtcgagcaatcgacggctcgggcatcggatgtgcaggcccgaaccccacattcccctatgaccggaactgacacccagggttccggaggaagcgcattactagtggtgaaacatggcacattggctatgccaatggagagccgagtgagtgtgagcgatacaccgccatcgaaacgatctgaagcaactgaacaagttgtggaggatgtggagatggcggacaatctctcagtagactcagacggatctctggtaccgagtaagtctttgacaacggttaaacctggtgtgaatcaggtaagtaccggtaaaaagaccgaagttattggagagtcgaacgcaggtgttggtctaaccgcaaggcagatcaaacgaagaagacagaaggcgaggcaagccgaagcactagctaaggcaaggactcaagctccgtcaacttcgacacctgtaacggaaacgggaaagcgtggcagaacagaggattcctctgtagcgctgcgctcttccggaaacgaaacggggtctgtgccaacgaccgggaagaggaggaaggcaaagaagaggaaagttgaaaaacgcaattcggaaatgcctgcatcctcgaccccatccaaggcagacaaacctttgcctgacaaggcagaggctaagggacctcaaatgtcgaatgacactcttccgtcaacgtctggcgaatcattcgcgagaatggcagcaaaggcaatgacggtggagatacataccgacaaacaagatggtctactatccaaagggcaacaagactatcttgacagctatctgtggaaagctatcggtgagtcgaaagacgcgccgactttcgaggggaaaagcgtggtggacggcatcgtaaaggtgcactgttccaatgctttttcccgagaatggctagaaaaagcgatagcaaaaatcccagcctgcgaaaacagcaagtttattcttgttgagagtagcaaagaaaggctggtacgagcgagtgtctggattccgggtccttcctgtaattcagcagaactcctcaaacgcatccgtgttcagaataaggatcttgacacgactctctggagagtatactcgtgcaccaggcagaaatccgctaccacttcggaggcagGTTCCcatctggtactgggtatcgatcttgggtccctcaaggttcttaagtcgaagtacgggtgccgtccccacctacatctggggcggatccagttccgcgtccaggataaggtggaggacaaagcgtaaatatactcagtctcatgactgaagtaatatttacacagataaatctgcagcatagcaaagcgtctacggctctcttgtgccgtaggcatgcaaaactgcaaacaaacccacacataatacttatacaagaaccatgggtatgtcacaagcgtatctgtggtctaagtgctatgtcgtggggacaaatacttcattgtgaagggaatgtgagaccgcgagcatgtattatcatgccgaggttgatcgaacacacgatgttaaaagagctatg comes from Anastrepha ludens isolate Willacy chromosome 3, idAnaLude1.1, whole genome shotgun sequence and encodes:
- the LOC128857585 gene encoding uncharacterized protein LOC128857585; the protein is MVLIVAVEIDRGTELDNTMKNSPDIRAFLDIALPAAYMKKDSVDHAPVHPTTLCKADNSALKNSLNNGQEQKASLSQDFLPSEIEELPHEAKDVLKRLLEVDPKQRLRSVLSLQKIALYKNFKIDSKHLLNLRPINMISPDDIDAFTQTSEDKSDWAEKQFYKF